From a region of the Dehalococcoidia bacterium genome:
- a CDS encoding radical SAM protein: MSHEPNLLTPRLSLVAWEITRKCNLLCAHCRAEALDTDYIGELSTQECFRVVDSILEVGQPILILTGGEPLLRPDVFEIGKYSTERGLRVVIGSNGTIITDELAARMAEVPISRVGISLDFPVPDLQDKFRGKSGAFDAAVAGIKAAQKAGIEVQINSTITRMNAPHLEALLGLALDLGAVAFHPFMLVPTGRGKGLASEELPAEEYERILNWVYEKQSQLGDRIFFKPTDAPHYMRIAAQRRGKNPFVAHPIQHSPKEMGARGFSERLETVPNSPESPSMKGQSAMNRTTRGCLAGVGFCFISHVGRVQGCGYLDVAAGDLKKESFSQVWNGSSLFNELRDLSGIKGKCGECEYKRLCGGCRARAYESTGDYLQAEPYCVYQPAKGNQSESNLIKGSLDETDRRLLNLLQTDFPLTLEPFADIGSKIGIDEAEVIQRVSRLKEDRIIRSIGPVFDSRALGYESTLVAMRFPSERIESAAQIINQHPGVGHNYQRDHTYNLWFTLAVRNKPELARTLCQLEEQLAPEAMVELPALRIFKIRLFFDLEGTTSRKQTNQKTGGARRAVPLEPAERAVINQVQTNLPIVPRPFDEMASSAGMEVNEFLAQCRSLRGRGIMRRFGGTLDQRNAGFVANALVCWAVPQDRVDEVGQQMAAFPQVTHCYERQTSARWPRFNIFTMIHAKTVE; this comes from the coding sequence ATGAGCCACGAGCCGAATCTTCTTACTCCGAGACTCAGTCTGGTTGCCTGGGAGATCACCCGGAAATGCAACCTCCTCTGTGCCCACTGCCGGGCTGAAGCTCTGGATACTGACTACATTGGCGAGCTTTCCACGCAGGAGTGCTTCCGAGTCGTCGATAGCATTCTGGAGGTTGGCCAGCCGATCCTGATCCTCACCGGGGGAGAGCCTCTGCTTCGACCGGATGTATTCGAAATCGGTAAATACTCCACTGAGAGAGGATTGCGGGTGGTGATCGGCAGCAATGGGACGATCATCACTGATGAATTGGCTGCCAGAATGGCCGAGGTACCGATCTCCCGAGTGGGAATCAGCCTCGACTTTCCTGTGCCGGATTTGCAGGACAAGTTTCGGGGTAAATCAGGTGCCTTCGATGCGGCGGTGGCTGGAATCAAAGCAGCGCAAAAAGCCGGAATCGAAGTGCAGATCAACAGCACCATCACCCGGATGAATGCCCCCCATCTGGAGGCACTGCTTGGTCTGGCCCTGGATTTGGGAGCCGTCGCCTTCCATCCGTTCATGCTGGTGCCGACGGGTCGCGGAAAAGGCCTGGCGAGTGAGGAGCTTCCTGCCGAAGAATATGAGCGTATCCTGAACTGGGTTTATGAGAAGCAATCCCAACTCGGCGACCGCATCTTCTTCAAACCCACCGATGCTCCCCATTACATGCGGATTGCGGCGCAACGAAGGGGAAAGAATCCTTTCGTCGCCCACCCAATTCAACATTCCCCCAAAGAGATGGGGGCTAGGGGGTTTAGCGAAAGGTTGGAAACAGTCCCTAATTCCCCTGAGTCCCCTTCTATGAAAGGACAATCGGCCATGAATAGGACCACCCGGGGATGTCTGGCCGGTGTAGGTTTTTGCTTCATTTCCCACGTGGGCCGAGTGCAGGGCTGCGGCTATCTGGATGTGGCAGCAGGCGATCTCAAGAAAGAGAGCTTTTCCCAAGTCTGGAATGGGTCATCCCTTTTCAATGAACTGAGAGACCTTTCTGGAATCAAGGGCAAATGCGGAGAGTGTGAGTATAAGCGACTGTGCGGCGGTTGCCGCGCCCGCGCCTACGAGTCCACAGGCGATTACCTCCAGGCGGAACCGTATTGTGTTTACCAGCCGGCAAAAGGGAATCAAAGTGAGTCGAACTTAATCAAAGGCTCATTAGATGAGACCGATCGGCGCTTGCTGAATCTGCTGCAAACTGACTTTCCCCTGACGCTGGAGCCGTTCGCCGACATTGGTTCAAAGATCGGCATCGACGAAGCAGAAGTAATCCAGCGTGTGTCCCGACTCAAAGAGGATCGAATCATCCGATCCATCGGCCCCGTCTTCGATTCGAGAGCCCTCGGCTATGAAAGCACGCTGGTAGCTATGAGATTTCCTTCGGAGAGGATCGAATCGGCAGCGCAGATCATCAATCAGCATCCCGGTGTGGGGCACAATTATCAGCGCGACCATACCTACAATTTGTGGTTTACCCTGGCTGTTCGGAACAAGCCCGAGTTAGCCCGAACCCTCTGCCAACTGGAGGAGCAGCTAGCACCGGAGGCAATGGTTGAGCTGCCCGCGCTGAGGATTTTCAAGATCAGGCTGTTCTTTGACCTGGAAGGAACAACATCACGGAAGCAGACCAATCAGAAAACCGGAGGGGCTCGGCGTGCCGTGCCCCTGGAGCCCGCGGAGCGGGCGGTAATCAATCAGGTGCAGACGAACCTGCCGATTGTGCCGCGACCCTTCGATGAAATGGCCTCAAGCGCCGGAATGGAAGTCAATGAATTCCTTGCTCAGTGCCGATCTCTGAGGGGGCGAGGAATAATGCGCCGCTTCGGGGGCACCCTCGATCAGAGGAATGCCGGATTTGTTGCCAATGCGCTGGTGTGTTGGGCTGTTCCACAGGATCGCGTTGACGAAGTGGGACAGCAGATGGCCGCTTTCCCCCAGGTTACCCACTGTTACGAGCGCCAGACGAGCGCCCGTTGGCCCCGGTTCAACATCTTCACCATGATTCACGCCAAGACCGTCGAG
- a CDS encoding radical SAM protein, with protein MISVSRLLCDEIGPGDHLRYGQGEGLSPASEARPIVVWNCTRQCNLRCIHCYADATAQRASEEMTLAEGKTFIRQLAEFHVPVLLFSGGEPTLRKDFLELARFAVANQLGVVVSTNGTLITSQMAVEMRNIGFREVGISLDGVGEQNDVFRGQKGAFEAALNGIRHCITVGQRVSLRMTVTRANHQEIPAIFDLLERENIDRVCFYHLAYAGRGNDLRSIDLNHAETRRMVDLICDRTLDLYSRGLKKEVLLVANHADGVYLYLKAKSRDEKRAANVLKLLQTNGGNNSGIRIGAVDSRGNVHADQFWQSLSFGNVHQRSFGDIWLDTSNPIMAGLKNRRGLLKGRCAVCQHLEICNGNLRARAEAVFDDIWAEDPACYLTDEEIGITP; from the coding sequence ATGATCTCCGTTTCCAGGCTCCTTTGCGACGAAATCGGCCCCGGCGATCATTTGCGCTACGGGCAGGGGGAAGGCCTTTCGCCAGCCTCTGAAGCTCGACCCATTGTGGTCTGGAACTGCACCCGGCAATGCAATCTGCGCTGTATCCACTGTTACGCCGATGCCACCGCTCAAAGAGCCTCTGAGGAAATGACCCTTGCCGAGGGGAAGACATTCATCCGACAGCTTGCCGAGTTTCACGTCCCGGTGTTGCTTTTCTCCGGCGGCGAACCGACGCTCCGGAAGGATTTCCTTGAGCTTGCTCGCTTCGCCGTCGCCAATCAACTCGGTGTGGTGGTTTCCACCAACGGCACGCTGATCACCTCACAAATGGCCGTCGAGATGCGCAACATCGGATTTCGCGAAGTGGGAATCAGCCTCGATGGCGTAGGTGAGCAAAACGATGTATTTCGCGGCCAGAAAGGGGCGTTCGAAGCTGCTCTCAATGGCATCCGCCACTGCATCACCGTAGGGCAAAGGGTGTCTTTAAGGATGACCGTCACCCGCGCCAATCACCAGGAGATTCCGGCCATCTTCGATCTGCTGGAGCGGGAGAACATCGACCGCGTTTGTTTCTATCATCTGGCCTATGCCGGCAGAGGAAACGACCTCCGAAGTATCGATCTCAACCATGCCGAAACGCGAAGAATGGTCGATCTCATTTGCGATCGCACCCTCGACCTCTATTCACGGGGGCTGAAAAAGGAAGTCTTGCTGGTGGCCAATCATGCCGACGGCGTTTATCTCTATCTCAAAGCCAAATCGCGCGATGAAAAACGGGCGGCGAATGTGCTAAAGCTGCTGCAAACCAACGGCGGCAACAACTCCGGTATTCGCATCGGGGCGGTGGATTCAAGGGGCAACGTCCACGCCGATCAGTTCTGGCAGAGCCTCTCTTTCGGAAATGTCCACCAGCGATCTTTCGGCGATATCTGGCTGGATACCTCCAATCCGATCATGGCCGGGCTCAAGAATCGCCGGGGTCTGCTTAAGGGGCGCTGTGCTGTCTGTCAGCATCTGGAAATCTGCAACGGCAACCTGCGGGCGCGGGCCGAAGCAGTGTTCGATGATATCTGGGCCGAGGATCCGGCCTGCTACCTGACCGACGAAGAAATCGGAATTACCCCATGA